Genomic window (Nymphaea colorata isolate Beijing-Zhang1983 chromosome 1, ASM883128v2, whole genome shotgun sequence):
CATTTTGAATTTGGTAAAGGTAATTATAGATTTCTCCTCACTCCATAGAGCAGGGGCTGACAcaggtgctctctctctctctctcttgctataGCCTCAAATGTGCTTTTGAAAACACTCCCAACTAActgtttatttgtttctctttgcTCTACTTGTTCTCCTTTTTTCGGAAGGCCCTTGGTCGAGTCTAGCGATGGCACGCATGCGAAAGGTAGTTCCCTAAGTCCGTATATCAATATGAGGTGATGATTGCTGAAtgtttccttttgctttcttattttgattttccaaCCATTTGGTTGCAGAGGAACAAAAGGAAGGTGTTCATAAAGCCGGTGGTGAAGGTTAAGCAGCCAGCCATTGACCACGTCACGGGCAACAAGATTCCGAAGAGTTTCGTCTTCTCGAGGGGGAAGGTACCACATTCGCTCAAGCAGCTGGAGTTAGATCTCCGAAAGTTGATGTCTCCCCATACGGCCCTCAAATTAAAGGTCTTCAATTCACTCTCTCAGGAATATCCTATTGCTTTGATTTGAAATGCACGGGTTTTGGGTGATTAAGCATTGTAAATTGTTCTTCTTGGTGGCTGTCTTGTGAGGTGGTGTCATTCTTTTTCTTGCAATTATGGGGAAGAATTTGATTATTTACTTGTTTGAGAAATTCAAGTATTAGCCCTTGGTGTCGATTTTCTTTATTGGCGGTCTGCTATTGAATGTAGGAGTAGTTTTTAACTTTATCAATGTGCCTGGTTCAAGCAAAGTATTTTGGCAACTTTTTGTTGGGGAAGAGGCCGATTTTATTGAACTTGTTCCTAGCCTGGTTTAGATTCCTGACTCTGCCATTGTCTATATGATGCTTATAAAAAGTATAGGTTGAGCATGACGATGAAATAGAGAATCTCTtctctaatatttttttctactaGTAAAATGCCTTAGGTATTTCCGAATTATTCGTTCATAATATCATCTTCTTGCTTAACACTTTATATCCATCTTAACACATGCCCACATTCTTTTAATCACAAAGATATTGTTTTATCACCTAATATGTCTATCACTTGGTTCCAGTTTATCCATTCTGCTTGAATCCTGCTAGTGGTGTCTTCATCAGCTTCCTTATCTTGTTGTAACATGAAGCTACGTCCTAAAACCTGCTAGTGGTATCTTCATCAATTTCCCCATCTTATTGTGACTGTttaatttccaaattttgaaccctAATCACTTTGTCATTAACTCCTCCACCAGACAATTACTTTATCTGTGACTTGTAATCTTTTACTAACCTGTTAGTCATGTTTCTCAGAGTTCAAAAGTTATCATTTCCTTTGTACCTTGTCGCTGTTCTAGCTAATAAAGCACATTGTGTCATCCAGTTGAGGATAAGATCTGGTGCTGCCTATTCCTGATTTTTGATGGCCATCTTGCATCCGCTGATATTTTTGGAAGTTAAATGGGATTCTTGTATTGATGTTGTCTTCTTATTCTTGATATAGTTTTGTTTGGAAGTGATATAAAGCAGCACATGTATTGCACTTATCTGTTTTCTTTATGAATGGTCTAAGACTCTAAAACATTGGTGTTAAGACTTATGAATGTTCTGACCTACGGGTACTGCTCCAAAGGAGCAGTACCAGTAccgtaccggtacgacaccggtatgggtacgggtacggcgtcGGGTACGGCCTGGGTGCGGCTTTGACTGTGTCGGGTACGGTCAAGTACGCAAGGTCGAATCCGAccattttcagactcggtcaaagttgaccgagtccaaaatcgTCCATTGCAcgttttaaaaaaccatttttttccctctctctcgcacgaTGCCTTTGCCCTCTTACCTCACCCCTCTCGTCCCTTGCCTTTTCGCTCCTTTCACCCCTCTTGCCTTTCTCATCCTCTCACCTCTCCCCCCCTTGCCCCTCTCATTCTTCGCCTTTTCGCCCCTTGGAACTCCCAAAGGACAGATTTTTTGTCTTGAAATTCTTAGTATCtacaaattttggatcatgatttaatgatttatgaatatgctattttgtttgtaatttttttgatatatatatatatatattcatatatatatatatgtgtgtgtgtgtgtgtgtgtgtgtgtacggccgtacccccgcacccaagtttttgaaaaatgattcgTACCGTACCCACACCGgtacccgtaccggcacccgcacccgtacctatgtgacataggttctGACTGTAGCAGGGGTGTTGTTGCACCATTTCTTTTCAGTCGCCATTTTATGGGCTAGTACTTTTTTATTAGTCTGCTAATCTTGTCAATGCTAATTCTCTTCAAAAGCACTTAACTTCTCATGCTCGTTTGTCTTCAACCTAGAGTTGTTCTTGACATTCAGTCTTGGGGACCGTTAGAACCTTTTGATTTTAAGCTTAAAGCCTTAAACCCTATCCGAGTTTTAGTGAAACTTAGAAGATGTAATTCCAAAactacatataattttttatcatctatgtatttcctctttttctctgtttttatgAATCCCAGGTAATTGGATTTAAGTTAGAGGAAGAATTTGATTTAAGTATGAACATTTGGAATTGATCAAGTAGGGGGGTATTAAACTATGGGCTAGAAAATCTGCCcctagaaaacaagaaaaggctCACCCAAGTCTAACCGAACAGTCCCCACTTGCACAAGGGTTTGGTGCAACCATTTCAATGTGTAACCTAAAGTTTGCTCTCATCAATGTGACTTTTCTCCTTGAGAAACAAACCAATAGCTGCACAATTTTGACATATTTGCAAATATTCcacttaaatttattttgaattgtTTGTTTCTTCCATATACTAacaatcctttctttttttcctttgtcagGAAAAGAAACGGAATAATCTGAGAGATTTTCTGAACGTTGCAGGGCCACTGGGTGTCTCTCATTTTCTGATATTATCAAAGACAGAAACTGCACCCTATTTAAGAGTCGCAAGGACCCCTCAAGGCCCAACCCTATCATTCAAAGTCCATGAGTACTCACTGGCATCTGATGTGGCTCAGTCACAAGCTCGACCTCGGTGTCCACAAGAGCTTTTCAAAAATCCTCCTTTGGTTAGCTTTTGTGGCATACAATTAATAGAAAATTACATTTTCTTGCATTATGAAGCAGATTTGACACTTTGCTCCTCATTATAATTGGTTATGGAAATTATTTGGGCTGATGTTGGATTATTTTGTGGCAGATTGTCCTTTCTGGTTTTGGAACAGGGTATCAACATTTGAAGCTCGTTACTGTTATGTTCCAGAATATATTTCCTTCAATTGACATTAACACGGTCAGTTGGATTGTTTTTTGTactgttttctttctcttcatctgaTTGTGTTCTCATCCCGCCATTATCAGTCATTCTAATGCAGTTTGAGAAATTGCAGGTCAAGCTGTCTTCCTGTCAGCGGATTGTGTTGCTCAACTATAATAAAGAAACTAAGCTGATTGACTTCCGTCATTATTCAATTAGGTTGCAGCCTGTTGGAGTCACACGTAGGATTAGAAAATTTGTGCAGAATCATCAGGTGCCTGATATGAGGAATCTTCAGGATGTCAGTGACTTTGTTACCAAGTATGTACTCAATGATAATCCAACGTACAATGCTGTACCTGATTGTTGTTCCAAAGGCAAAGGAGGTTTTGTTCCTTGGCCAACATTTTGTCATTTCCATAATAATTTCATTAACGACTGATCTTTCCTTGAAGTTTTTACACTTGCAGAATACTTTTACAACttcaagttttcttttctttctataaGAAAACCCATTTGCATTTTGTCTTCGTTCACTTCTTCACGTCTTATGGCGTAGAAAACAGACAGTAAGCTTGATATCAAGTCTCTGGTCGCATATGTGgcttattttctctttctaactTTTTTAATTCTGGACTGGGTGTTATCTTCCATTCAGATCCAGTTGCATTAGTTAGAGAGGATGTGATAAAATAGTCTTCAGTCAATAATCAAAACAGATGTAGgtttttgttgttcattttctaATACCTTGAGTTCATTCTTTTAATAAGTAGTGAAACCATGATTTTTAGTCCCTTATGTTATTTTGATGGCTTGGGTAGTTTTAAAACGCTACTTGATCCATGATGTATGCAATTCAGTGGGTTATAGGTGTAGTCttgacatagacaagaactTATTTCCTCTTCTCATATGTGAAGGGCTGGGTATGGATCAGAAAGTGAGGCAGAAGAT
Coding sequences:
- the LOC116246071 gene encoding peter Pan-like protein; this translates as MARMRKRNKRKVFIKPVVKVKQPAIDHVTGNKIPKSFVFSRGKVPHSLKQLELDLRKLMSPHTALKLKEKKRNNLRDFLNVAGPLGVSHFLILSKTETAPYLRVARTPQGPTLSFKVHEYSLASDVAQSQARPRCPQELFKNPPLIVLSGFGTGYQHLKLVTVMFQNIFPSIDINTVKLSSCQRIVLLNYNKETKLIDFRHYSIRLQPVGVTRRIRKFVQNHQVPDMRNLQDVSDFVTKAGYGSESEAEDEAAAVSLPTDLGRVNKASTKSAVKLQEIGPRMTLQLHKVEEGLCSGNIIFNEYGNSSKEKTTDE